In a single window of the Arachis hypogaea cultivar Tifrunner chromosome 6, arahy.Tifrunner.gnm2.J5K5, whole genome shotgun sequence genome:
- the LOC112755623 gene encoding plasma membrane ATPase 4 — MGGISLEEIKNEQVDLERIPIEEVFEQLKCSRAGLTSDEGANRLQVFGPNKLEEKKESKFLKFLGFMWNPLSWVMEAAAIMAIALANGGGRPPDWQDFVGIIALLVINSTISFIEENNAGNAAAALMAGLAPKTKVLRDGHWSEQDAAILVPGDIISIKLGDIIPADARLLEGDPLSVDQSALTGESLPVTKNPTDEVFSGSTVKKGEIEAVVIATGVHTFFGKAAHLVDSTNQVGHFQKVLTAIGNFCICSIAVGILIELIVMYPIQHRRYRDGIDNLLVLLIGGIPIAMPTVLSVTMAIGSHRLSQQGAITKRMTAIEEMAGMDVLCSDKTGTLTLNKLSVDRNLIEVFAKGVEKEYVILLAARASRTENQDAIDAAIVGMLADPKEARAGIREVHFLPFNPVDKRTALTYIDSDGNWHRASKGAPEQIITLCNCKEDVRKKVHAVIDKFAERGLRSLGVARQEVPEKSKDSPGGPWQFVGLLPLFDPPRHDSAETIRRALNLGVNVKMITGDQLAIGKETGRRLGMGTNMYPSSALLGQDKDASISALPVDELIEKADGFAGVFPEHKYEIVKRLQERKHICGMTGDGVNDAPALKKADIGIAVADATDAARSASDIVLTEPGLSVIISAVLTSRAIFQRMKNYTIYAVSITIRIVFGFMFIALIWKFDFAPFMVLIIAILNDGTIMTISKDRVKPSPMPDSWKLREIFATGVVLGSYMALMTVVFFWAMKDTDFFPNKFGVRHIRNNPDEMMAALYLQVSIISQALIFVTRSRSWSYVERPGLLLLGAFLIAQLVATFIAVYANWGFARIKGMGWGWAGVIWIYSLVTYIPLDLLKFAIRYILSGKAWDNLLENKTAFTTKKDYGKEEREAQWAAAQRTLHGLQPPETSNLFNDKNSYRELSEIAEQAKRRAEVARLRELHTLKGHVESVVKLKGLDIDTIQQHYTV; from the exons ATGGGTGGCATCAGCCTCGAAGAGATAAAGAACGAGCAAGTTGATCTG GAACGAATTCCAATTGAGGAAGTGTTTGAGCAGCTGAAATGTTCAAGAGCAGGTTTAACCTCAGACGAAGGTGCCAACCGCCTTCAAGTCTTTGGGCCAAACAAATTGGAAGAGAAAAAA GAGAGCAAGTTTTTGAAGTTCTTGGGGTTTATGTGGAACCCCTTGTCATGGGTGATGGAAGCTGCTGCTATAATGGCAATTGCTTTGGCAAATGGTGGAGGAAGGCCCCCTGATTGGCAAGACTTTGTGGGAATCATTGCTCTTTTGGTGATCAACTCCACAATCAGTTTCATTGAAGAAAACAATGCTGGAAATGCTGCTGCTGCTCTCATGGCTGGTTTAGCTCCTAAAACCAAGGTACTAAGAGATGGGCACTGGAGTGAACAAGATGCTGCAATTTTAGTACCAGGAGACATAATCAGCATTAAATTAGGAGATATCATTCCGGCCGATGCTCGTCTTCTCGAGGGAGATCCTCTAAGTGTGGATCAGTCTGCTTTAACAGGAGAATCTCTTCCGGTGACGAAGAACCCCACAGATGAAGTATTTTCTGGATCAACAGTGAAGAAGGGTGAGATAGAAGCAGTTGTGATTGCCACTGGTGTGCACACCTTCTTCGGTAAAGCGGCTCACTTGGTGGACAGCACTAACCAAGTTGGACACTTCCAGAAAGTTCTTACAGCAATTGGTAACTTCTGCATTTGCTCCATTGCTGTTGGAATTCTCATTGAGCTCATAGTCATGTACCCCATACAGCACCGAAGGTACAGAGATGGAATTGACAATCTGTTAGTCCTCTTGATCGGAGGAATTCCGATTGCCATGCCAACAGTTTTGTCAGTCACCATGGCTATTGGCTCTCACAGGCTGTCTCAGCAGGGCGCAATCACGAAACGTATGACGGCTATTGAGGAAATGGCTGGGATGGATGTCCTCTGCAGTGACAAAACTGGAACCTTGACATTGAATAAGCTCAGTGTTGATAGAAACTTGATTGAGGTCTTTGCTAAGGGTGTTGAGAAGGAGTATGTTATCCTTCTTGCTGCAAGGGCCTCTAGGACCGAAAATCAGGATGCTATAGATGCTGCAATTGTTGGCATGCTTGCTGATCCAAAGGAG GCTCGAGCCGGAATCAGGGAGGTCCATTTTCTTCCATTCAATCCTGTAGACAAGAGGACTGCTCTAACTTACATTGATTCTGATGGAAATTGGCACCGTGCCAGCAAAGGGGCTCCAGAGCAG ATCATAACCCTTTGCAACTGCAAAGAGGATGTCAGGAAGAAGGTTCATGCAGTGATTGATAAGTTTGCCGAGCGTGGACTTCGGTCTTTAGGTGTTGCAAGACAG GAAGTACCTGAGAAATCAAAAGATAGTCCAGGTGGACCATGGCAATTTGTTGGCCTGCTACCACTCTTTGATCCTCCCAGGCATGACAGTGCCGAAACCATTAGAAGAGCACTTAACCTCGGTGTAAATGTTAAGATGATTACTG GGGATCAGCTTGCCATCGGCAAGGAAACTGGTCGTAGGCTCGGAATGGGAACAAACATGTATCCATCATCTGCATTGCTTGGCCAAGACAAGGATGCTTCTATTTCAGCTCTTCCAGTTGATGAGTTAATTGAGAAGGCTGATGGATTCGCCGGGGTGTTTCCTG AACACAAGTATGAAATTGTTAAGAGGCTGCAAGAGAGGAAGCATATATGTGGAATGACGGGCGATGGTGTAAACGATGCCCCTGCCTTGAAGAAAGCCGATATTGGAATTGCTGTTGCTGATGCTACAGATGCTGCAAGAAGTGCCTCTGATATTGTCCTCACTGAGCCTGGTTTGAGTGTCATTATCAGTGCTGTGCTCACTAGCAGGGCTATTTTTCAGAGGATGAAGAACTATACT ATCTATGCTGTGTCCATTACTATTCGTATTGTG TTTGGCTTCATGTTCATTGCATTGATCTGGAAGTTTGATTTTGCACCCTTCATGGTTTTGATTATTGCTATACTAAATGATG GTACCATTATGACAATATCCAAGGATCGAGTGAAGCCATCGCCGATGCCTGACAGCTGGAAACTGAGGGAGATATTTGCTACCGGCGTTGTGTTAGGCAGTTACATGGCACTGATGACAGTAGTATTTTTCTGGGCCATGAAAGATACTGATTTCTTCCCG AACAAGTTTGGTGTGAGGCACATTAGAAATAACCCTGATGAGATGATGGCAGCTCTGTATCTACAAGTCAGTATCATAAGTCAGGCTCTAATTTTCGTCACTAGGTCTCGCAGCTGGTCGTATGTCGAAAGACCCGGTCTTCTCCTACTAGGTGCCTTCTTGATTGCTCAGCTG GTAGCAACTTTCATAGCAGTATATGCTAACTGGGGATTTGCAAGAATCAAGGGAATGGGATGGGGTTGGGCTGGTGTAATTTGGATCTACAGTTTAGTGACATACATTCCTCTTGATTTGCTCAAATTCGCGATCCGCTATATTCTGAGTGGAAAGGCATGGGACAATCTTTTGGAGAACAAG ACTGCCTTCACTACCAAGAAAGACTATGGAAAAGAAGAGAGGGAAGCACAGTGGGCTGCAGCACAGAGAACACTCCATGGTCTTCAGCCTCCTGAAACCTCTAACCTCTTCAATGACAAAAACAGCTACAGGGAGCTTTCCGAGATTGCGGAGCAAGCAAAGAGACGTGCCGAGGTTGCGAG GCTTAGGGAGCTTCATACTCTCAAGGGACACGTCGAATCTGTGGTGAAGCTCAAGGGACTCGACATTGATACTATTCAGCAGCACTACACAGTTTAA
- the LOC112755624 gene encoding peroxidase 45 — translation MSSQILFYLVLQLLASNCYAQLRLDYYRNTCPDVESIVRTAVETKLQQTFVTAPGTLRLFFHDCFVRGCDASVMLASRNSSTEKDNGINLSLAGDGFDTVIKAKAAVDSVPRSQNKVSCADILAMAARDVVALTGGPSYAVELGRLDGRISTKASVRHHLPHADFTLTQLIQMFASNGLTLRDLVALSGTHTIGFSHCNQFSKRIYNFRTKNRIDPTLNPEYAKQLLQLCPKSVDPRIAIDMDPTTPRTFDNQYYKNLQQGKGLLSSDQTLFTDKRSRKLVNLFASNGTEFERAFVVAMRKLGRIGIRTGNQGEIRRDCTMIN, via the exons ATGAGTTCTCAGATTCTATTTTACCTTGTTCTGCAACTCCTGGCTAGTAATTGTTATGCTCAACTTCGCCTCGATTATTACCGGAACACATGCCCGGATGTCGAATCCATAGTTCGCACCGCCGTCGAAACAAAACTTCAGCAAACATTTGTTACAGCACCGGGCACACTGAGGTTATTTTTCCACGACTGTTTTGTTCGG GGATGTGATGCTTCAGTGATGCTGGCATCAAGAAACAGCAGTACAGAGAAGGATAACGGTATCAATCTGTCACTGGCTGGTGACGGTTTTGATACTGTCATCAAAGCCAAGGCTGCTGTGGATAGTGTACCTCGCAGCCAAAATAAGGTTTCTTGTGCTGATATTCTGGCAATGGCTGCTAGGGACGTTGTTGCATTg ACAGGAGGACCATCTTATGCAGTTGAGTTAGGAAGGTTAGATGGGAGAATCAGTACAAAAGCTAGTGTGAGACACCATCTACCTCATGCTGATTTCACACTAACACAGCTAATTCAGATGTTTGCTTCAAATGGACTCACCCTTAGAGATCTTGTTGCATTATCAG GAACACATACTATTGGTTTCTCTCACTGCAACCAATTCTCCAAAAGAATCTACAACTTCAGAACCAAGAACAGAATTGATCCAACATTGAATCCGGAATATGCGAAACAACTCCTGCAACTGTGTCCTAAAAGTGTTGACCCCAGAATTGCCATAGACATGGATCCAACTACACCTAGAACATTTGATAACCAGTACTACAAGAATCTCCAACAAGGAAAAGGGCTTCTTTCTTCTGATCAGACTTTGTTCACTGATAAAAGATCAAGAAAGCTAGTGAACTTGTTCGCCTCGAACGGCACAGAATTCGAACGGGCTTTTGTGGTTGCTATGAGGAAGCTTGGAAGGATAGGGATCAGAACAGGGAATCAGGGAGAAATCAGGAGAGATTGCACTATGATTAACTAA